In Cucurbita pepo subsp. pepo cultivar mu-cu-16 unplaced genomic scaffold, ASM280686v2 Cp4.1_scaffold000559, whole genome shotgun sequence, a single genomic region encodes these proteins:
- the LOC111785553 gene encoding putative disease resistance protein RGA1: MAGLVDSVAGNLLGRIIEAARRPELRHIRSELGNLETTVSNLKPGLRDAEEKQASDRKLYELLKNLGNVFSKADDLLEKLECEYLKWRVQNRKNDVDEKECQFSSLFSSDFSVSAYKSAIKNITKVLCTIEETMSEILLIEDENEHIKLFKSEMTLRTSITGSQAFSRLLHLKKEAILSDNVDSIIGRDEAKKSIIDELLKDEDDKQKSRRILSIHGDGGMGKTTLARLVYNDHKVFDHFDKRMWVCVSEDYDVQRIGREILSSATGEKVNDVLTEKRVQIRLNGNFVGRKLLLVLDDFGALDPGRVSEVEKLVEMGANGTKIMITTRSEQTLQDAATHKVQKLDEEQSMALLKQTFGIKKFEIMTEFQSELEELVSKCGGVPLAIKSLAGLLSSEASYGVELLNLQALIEKWKQEEVKGGGYVFHALKLSYYLLPSYLKPCFLCFSLLPKDYVFFSFELIQLWMAQGLLHSGSKDPEAVGEQYFNELRSRSLLEDVEEHTLGYWFKLHSLVHELAVQQAIMEQHQNLEILHQLSFVDCNNKDLPQPSNDKVHFLSVPEGGGAEPKINGVLFVKCITEFRQLRVLYLCNSSLEEIPTSIDTLKCLRYLDLRGSRRLKRLPESICKLQILQTLILAFCSEFEELPRNIKNMINLRFLWIQTKQVRLGKDGVGSLTSLRFLAIGGSENLTCLFEDNDQLNSLQTLIIYDCKSLLTFPKGLESSSTLCNMAIWGCERLLLTDSLESLRLKKLILRGLPFFATLPNWIQSSDEDLEVLEVGELPRLIALPLWLKYLWELRILGISNCPRCVGPPFPSLSDCIKMEELRITSCRRLSDIVNPNSDKSWVISHIPSIYVDTKKFKPEVAATGHAGQPVAPKIL, from the coding sequence ATGGCCGGACTTGTTGACAGTGTTGCCGGAAATCTTCTCGGAAGGATAATTGAAGCCGCCAGACGACCAGAGTTACGTCATATCCGTAGCGAACTAGGAAACCTCGAAACGACTGTGTCGAATCTCAAGCCCGGACTCAGAGACGCCGAGGAGAAGCAGGCAAGCGATAGGAAACTCTATGAACTGCTTAAAAACCTCGGGAACGTATTTTCAAAGGCCGACGATCTCCTTGAGAAATTGGAATGCGAATATTTGAAGTGGAGAGTACAGAATCGAAAGAACGACGTGGACGAAAAGGAATGCcagttttcttctcttttctcgtCCGATTTCTCCGTTTCTGCATATAAATCTGCCATCAAGAACATCACAAAGGTGTTATGTACGATTGAGGAAACAATGTCTGAAATCCTTCtgattgaagatgaaaatgaacacatcaaacttttcaagaGTGAAATGACTCTGCGGACCTCCATTACTGGTTCGCAAGCTTTCTCTAGGCTTCTGCATTTGAAGAAAGAGGCGATTCTCTCTGATAATGTCGACTCCATTATTGGTAGAGATGAAGCAAAAAAGAGTATCATTGATGAACTACTGAAGGATGAAGACGATAAACAAAAATCTCGGCGTATTCTCTCAATTCATGGAGATGGAGGGATGGGAAAGACGACTCTGGCCAGGTTAGTGTACAATGACCACAAAGTGTTTGATCATTTTGACAAGAGAATGTGGGTATGTGTTTCTGAAGATTATGATGTTCAGAGAATCGGAAGGGAGATTCTCAGTTCAGCAACTGGCGAAAAGGTTAACGATGTCCTAACCGAGAAGCGTGTACAAATCCGGCTCAATGGGAACTTTGTCGGCAGAAAATTGTTGCTTGTTTTGGATGATTTTGGGGCTTTGGATCCCGGTAGAGTATCAGAAGTGGAAAAATTAGTGGAGATGGGTGCTAATGGCACCAAGATCATGATCACCACTCGCAGTGAGCAAACTCTACAGGATGCTGCAACACACAAGGTTCAAAAACTGGACGAGGAGCAATCCATGGCTTTATTGAAACAGACATTTGGaatcaaaaaatttgaaattatgacCGAATTTCAAAGTGAACTCGAAGAACTTGTCTCAAAATGTGGAGGAGTTCCTTTGGCAATCAAATCCTTGGCCGGATTGCTTTCTTCGGAAGCGAGTTATGGTGTCGAGTTGTTGAATCTCCAGGCCTTGATTGAGAAATGGAAACAGGAGGAGGTGAAGGGAGGTGGTTACGTTTTCCATGCACTGAAACTGAGTTATTATCTATTGCCATCTTACTTAAAGCCttgttttctttgcttttcgTTGTTGCCAAAAGATTATGTGTTCTTCTCATTTGAGCTAATCCAGTTGTGGATGGCACAAGGACTCCTCCATTCAGGTAGCAAAGATCCTGAGGCTGTTGGGGAGCAATACTTCAATGAATTGCGGTCTCGCAGTTTACTCGAAGACGTCGAGGAGCACACTCTTGGATATTGGTTCAAACTCCATAGCCTCGTTCATGAGCTTGCAGTCCAACAGGCTATTATGGAACAACATCAGAACCTGGAAATTTTGCATCAGCTGTCATTTGTCGACTGCAACAACAAGGATTTGCCTCAGCCGTCAAATGATAaagttcattttctttccgTTCCAGAGGGAGGAGGTGCGGAGCCAAAGATCAATGGAGTCCTTTTTGTCAAATGCATCACCGAGTTCAGGCAGCTAAGGGTCTTGTACTTATGCAACTCTTCCTTGGAAGAAATTCCAACCTCCATCGACACGCTGAAATGTTTAAGGTACTTAGATTTGCGAGGGAGCCGACGACTCAAGAGATTGCCGGAGTCTATTTGCAAGCTACAGATCCTGCAGACCCTGATCCTTGCATTCTGCTCAGAGTTTGAAGAGCTTCCCAGAAACATAAAGAACATGATCAACCTCAGATTCTTATGGATACAGACAAAGCAAGTCCGCTTGGGAAAAGACGGCGTAGGAAGCTTAACATCGCTTCGTTTTCTCGCGATCGGAGGGAGCGAAAACTTGACTTGCTTGTTTGAAGATAATGACCAGCTCAATTCCCTTCAAACACTGATCATTTATGATTGCAAATCCCTGCTAACATTTCCAAAAGGCCTGGAAAGCTCGAGTACGTTATGTAATATGGCCATATGGGGTTGTGAGCGGCTGTTATTGACAGACTCTCTGGAATCCCTCCGTCTTAAGAAACTGATACTCAGAGGCCTTCCATTTTTTGCCACCTTGCCAAACTGGATACAAAGTTCTGATGAAGATTTAGAAGTGCTAGAAGTGGGAGAGCTTCCCAGGCTAATAGCATTACCTCTCTGGCTCAAATATTTATGGGAACTTCGAATTCTTGGGATCTCCAACTGTCCTAGGTGTGTTGGTCCTCCGTTTCCTTCTTTAAGTGATTGTATAAAGATGGAAGAACTGAGAATCACGTCGTGTCGGCGGCTTTCCGACATTGTTAATCCAAACAGTGATAAAAGTTGGGTTATCTCTCACATCCCTTCCATTTATGTTGACACCAAAAAATTCAAGCCAGAAGTAGCAGCAACAGGCCATGCGGGGCAGCCGGTGGCGCCGAAGATTTTATAG